The genomic interval gaagaatttttctgcatcatttttggacagaacatttctgatttttgcaatgttacttagatggaaaaaagctgtccttgaaacagtcttgatatgtttgtcaaaagagagatcagggtccagagtaacacctaggtccttcacagttttatttgagacgactgtacaaccatcaagattaattttcagattcaacagaagatctctttgtttcttgggacctagaacaaccCTGAGTATACAGTATCCTCAGTGTGTTCCACAAGTGTGAGCTGAGTAATGTACAGTGTCTTCGGGAAGACAtcattttctacattttgttaaattacagccttattctaaaatgatgaAAAAAAATTATCCTAAGCAATCTAcgcataatgacgaagcgaaaacagttaaaaacatttttttttacacatttattgaaaattaaaaccAGAAATACCATATAtacataagtattgagaccctttgctatgagactcgaaattgagctcaggttcatcctgtttccattgatcatccttgagctgtttctacaacttgatccacctgtgtccacctgtggtaaactgtattgatttggaaaggcaaacaccggtctacataaggtcccacagttgacagaacatctcagagcataaaccaagccaaactgagcaatcggggcagaagggtcttggtcagggaggtgaccaaaaacccaatggtcactctgacagagctctagagttcctctatggagataggagaaccttccagaaggacaaccatctctgtagcagtccaccagtcaggcctttatggtagagtgaccagacggaagtaaaaggcacatgacagtacttaaagactctcagaccatgagaaacaagattctctagtctgatgaaatcaagattgaactctttggcctgaataccaagcgtcacgtctggaggaaagctgtccccatccctacggtgaagcatggtggcagcatcatgctgtggggatgtttttcagcagcagggacttggagactagtcaggatcgaggcaaagatgaacagagcaaagtacacatccttgatgaaaacatgctccagagtgctcaggacctcagacaggacctcagacaggacctcagactggagctcAGGACCTCACCTTcccacaggacaacgaccctaagcacacagccaagacaactcaggagtggcttcgggacaagtctctgaatgtccttgagcagcccagccagagtccggacttgaacccgatcgaacatctctggagagacctgaaaatagctgtgcagcaacgctccccatccaacctgacagagcttgagaggatctgcagagaagaatgggagaaactccccaaatacagctgtgccaagcttgtagcatcatacccaagaagactcgaggctgtaatcgctgccaaaggttcttcaacaaagtactgagtaaagggtctgaatacttatgtaaatgtgatatttcagtttttttattttttatatatattagcaaacatttctaaaaccctttttttcctttgtcattatggggtattgtgtgtagattggtgagggaaaaaactatttaatcaattttagaataaggctatattttaacaaaaagtaaaggggtctgaatactttccgaaggcactgtatgttgtagtctgtgTAGTCTTTTTCATTATACGGTGACGTCAGCTTTGTCATGAGAGGCACACTTCAAATAGAGTGAGTCTCTAAGAGTTAGACAGTGAAGTCCACAGCAGTAACTACCTCTGCCCTGCTGTAGACCAGTGGTCTGTAGAACAACGGGAACTATAGGTGAGCTTCTCATTAACAAGCGATAGCATGCATCATTGTACACTGATCAACTGTACACCTTGTTTCCTCTTTGTGTTAGAAATCTCACCCCTAACCTCTTTCAACCTCACTTACTTACTACTTACTAAGGTATTGTACTCCTCGTGGAACATAGGCCAGTGGATGAATAGATGTCTTTCTACCTCCCTCACTCTTATCAAGGCAGCTGAGGCCAGATAAGTACTTGAGCCGATGTGCATCTTCCGCTGAGCACAGCAAAGTCCTCCTAAACCTCAACCTAAAAAAGGTTAGGTCACTCATACGCCATGTACCCCTGCATCTGGTTCCCCCTGCCCCAGGAGTCTTCTGTCCTTGTGCCCTATTGGTCATCCCTGATCAGGTGGACAGAGGATGCCTAAAATCTTCTCTAAGACTTGAAAACACTCAATCATTTGCCTCACCGGTGTTCGTTAAAAGCAGTTGACGTGCCAGCTGCGTAGTTGACGACACCAGTCGGCCCTCTAGGTGATCAGCTAGGACGGTTTTCCCCGTTTATTTGGTTTTGAGCAGTACAGGGCTGAAGCCGGGGTGTGAGCATGGGGGCCGGAGCGAGCGCAGAGGATAAGCACTCCAAAGAACTTGAGAAGAAACTCAAGGAGGACGCAGAGAAGGACGCCAGGACAGTCAAGCTGCTGCTTCTGGGTAATGTCTGCCTGTCTGGCCCcctggtcctctggtcctctgCTCTGGGGAAGGGCCTGGGTGGAGGGTGTTCTATGGGGTGCCTCATCATAACCTGGTATCCAAACTATGCACTAAATGAGTCATAGGCTCTAAGGCCCTATGTGACTGTCCAGTGGTTGGCTTGAGTCTTATCTGGTCAAAGGTCTGTTGCTCGGGATGGCTTCTTAGTATTTAATAGAAGGTGAAAAGGTTTCTTTCTTAAAAGCAACCTTTTGATCCTAAGTGTGTAATCCCATGTTTATATTGCTGAGTAGACTCTACTATACTCTtaggaaaaaagggttccaaaagggttcttcggttgtCCCCACAGGATacccctttttggtttcaggtagaaccctttttggttacagatagaactcttttgggttccatgtataaccctctgtggaaagggttctacatggaatgaaacaggttctacctggaaccttaaagggttcttccaATTGTTCTcgtatggggacagctgaagaatccttttaggttctagatagcaccttttatcCTAAGAGGGATGGGGATAGAGATCGTTTTGTCCTCTGTCGTTTAGCCTTGAGAGAGATGTGAAGATCATGTCCATAGTAGTCTCCTGTGGTGTTGAATAATGCAGGTGTGTAGACAGAGACAATGTTATCTTGTCTCTTCGTATTATATTGTTAATCATGCAGTTGCCCTAAACCACATTGGATTGTAATTTAGACTTTACCATCCTTGCAAACTCATTAGGTAAATGTCAAAGCTAATAGAATTActatgccaaatacatttacccTCTTGTCGACATATGCTAAATTGACTGAAAATGCTGATATTCAGATGCAATACATTTTGCATTAGCAACAACGGTTAGGCTAAGCATCCTTGGTCACTCTGCAGGAGCCCGAGGCTGTAGCTTATCTCCCCCTGGCTTTCACACTATTGTTCTGAACACTTTGGTAATTActcacctcaagcccctggtaatCCTCAAACAACAATTGTTGCAGTACAGAAGTCTTAACCCCACACTACTGCACACACACCCTAACCTAATTACCCCAATGCAAACCTATTATAGCTCCACTGACCCCAACATCCACCCTTAACCTAACACCCTGCACCAATACTTCATGAACTAAGTCTTAGCAAGTATCTaggggacaagagagagaggagaggagagagacagagacagagacagacagacagacagacagtgggagGGAGCACTTTCAGGACCACAACATTGATTGTAGATTCCTGAGTTGTAATAGCCATGTAgtgaacacatggaacacatgcaGACTGAGGTGGTTCTGCTGACAGAAGAACATTCAGCACAGCATCTCTTGACACTGTCCCTGAGGGGCCTCAACACCTCATAGACACGGCCAACTAATAACCATGATGACTGTAGAGGGGCAGCAGGGTCAACTAATAACCACGGAGACTGTAGAGGGGCAGCAGGGTCAACTAATAACCATGATGGCTGTAGAGGGGCAGCAGGGTCAACTAATAACCATGATGGCTGTAGAGGGGCAGCAGGGTCAACTAATAACCATGATGGCTGTAGAGGGGCAGCAGGGTCAACTAATAACCATGATGACTGTAGATGGGCAGCAGGGCCAACTAATAACCATGATGGATATAGATGCGAAGCAGGAGAGAATAATAACCATGACAGCTGTAGAGTGTGCAGCAGGAAAGTGagtcatactgtatctctgtgACAATATAGGTCAGGGATAGAGAAAGTTCTTCCTGACATCAGCTTTGAAGGGGCTTAGGACAGGAGTAATGAGCTTGGTGCCCTTGTGTGGCTCCTCTGTGGGCAAATGTAGACACCAACTCAACAGGGAGGACCATAACAGGTCAGGAAAGAAAACGGAGGGAATAGTTGCAGAGGAATGTTAAAGAAAGGTGGAAAAGGTGAAAAGTGAAATAGAATAAGGGAGTACACTTTGTGACCTGTCACTTCCTTGTTTGCCCCTTAGTTTAACACTGCAGCCAAGTGGTCATGTTTGGTACTTTAAATGTGATGCCTACTTCTATAGAGACTGATCTACACCCTCCCAAAACCTTGCCATGCACCAGATAATGGTCTCCTACCACAGGCTgtaatttatatatacagtacctgaGATCTAAATAAGTGTACTTTTTTCCCCACTTGTGCATAGGTGCTGGAGAATCAGGAAAGAGCACAATCGTCAAACAGATGAagtgagtctagtaacactattgTACCAAGTTAAATGTCATAAAAGGATCAGTGTCTCAACAATCAAATTAATTTGTGGATTCTTGTGTTCTCACAACAGAATTATCCATCAAGATGGTTACTCTCTTGAGGAGTCTATGGAGTTTGTCACCATCATCTACAGCAATACCCTTCAGTCCATCATGGCTATTGTAAAGGGTATGACTCAACTCAACATTGGCTATGGTGACTCCGCTCAGCAGGTAGTTACTGACTGTCTACTGCAGGGTTCCCAAACTCGATCCTGGAGCACGTTTTAGTTTTtggcctagcactacacagctgattaaaataaccaactcatcatcatgctttgattatttgaatcagctgtgtagtgctagggaaaaaCCCAAACCGTGcacccaggaccaagtttgggaaacattGTTCTACAGAACACTATTCAGACAGATGGATTACATAACATAACCAAGCCAGGCATCATATTATTTGGGATATGATGTTCCTTTGTCAAACTGGGTATAGTACGCAATCTAAGTGTGGAGGTATGATTTTGTACTTGCTTATGTctgcgtgtgtttgtttgtagGACGACTCCAGGAAGCTCATGCATCTAGCAGACACCATTGAGGAGGGCTCCATGCCCAAGGAGCTGTCTGACATTATCATCCGGCTGTGGAAGGACACTGGCATCCAGGCATGCTACGACAGGGCCTCCGAGTACCAGCTTAACGACTCTGCTGGATAGTAGGTTCCCTCTCCTGGACTGGACCAACCACATCCCCGTTCCCTTTTCCCCATGACAGCACACCATCATATCCAcaaagggctggtttcccagacacatatTAAGTTAAATCCTGGACTAAAACGCTCTTTGAATGAAGGATCTCCATTGtgaatgctttttagtccaggaccagGGTATGTGTCTGGGAAACTAGCACCTAAGAGCTTTGTCCTCTCTTACTAGTCTGTTGATGAAGCAGATGAAGGTGGTTTTTCATAATCACTCTCTCCATGTCCCAGCTAACTTTCTGAATGACTTGGAGTCGCTGGTCCAGCCTGGATATACCCCTACTGAGTAGGaagtaacccctctctctctcggtgtcccacctagctatctgaatgaCTTGGAGAGGCTGGTCCAGCCTGGATATATCCCCACTGAGCAGGACATGTTGCGATCCAGGGTAAAGACCACTGGTATCATAGAGACCCAGTTCGGCTTAAAAGATCTCAACTTCAGGTGAGGCTAAAAACAAAACGCAAGACAATTATACCCGCATTAATCCCCATTGATCAGAATCACAAAAACATTGAAAACCAACAATTATCTTTAAGAAATCTAATGAGCTTAGATGACCATAACATTGTAATAATATAGTAATAACATTAGCGATCAACATTgacatctgcctctctctcgctgtcctgCAGGATGTTTGACGTGGGCGGCCAGCGCTCAGAGAGGAAGAAATGGATCCACTGCTTTGAGGGAGTGACCTGTATTATCTTCATCGCTGCTCTGAGCGCCTACGACATGGTGCTGGTGGAGGATGACGAAGTGGTGAGATATCAGCATCATCATCATACACACTAGATTGAAGGAGTCACTGTAGGATGAAGTGGTGATATATCATCATACACACTAGATTGAGGTAGTCACTGTAGGATGAAGTGGTGAGATATCATCATACACACTAGATTGAAGGAGTCACTGTAGGATGAAGTGGTAAGATATCATCATACACACTAGATTGAGGTAGTCACTGTAGGATGAAGTGGTGAGATATCATCATACACACTAGATTGAGGTAGTCACTGTAGGATGAAGTGGTGAGATATCAGCATCATCATCATACACACTAGATTGAAGGAGTCACTGCATTGTCTCACGTCAGATAGCACGGCGGCCGTCTGCACTGATGGCTCCTGGAGATGCTTGTCACGTTAAAATGATGCCATCTGACGGAAGACAATGGTAGTCACCGTGGCACTGTATGGACAGAGTAGTGGTCAGAGTAGCGGCTTTGTGATCTCATGGAGAGATTAATTGTATAAGAATCAGTTTAATTAGCTTGTTTCATGCATGTAATCCATCTGTGATTCTCTCATGAAGAACCGAATGCACGAGAGTCTCCACCTGTTCAACAGTATCTGCAACCACCGCTACTTTATTGCCACCTCCATCGTACTTTTCCTCAACAAGAAAGACGTCTTCACCGAGAAGATCAAGAAAGCTCACCTCAGCATGTGCTTCCCCGACTACGACGGTGGGCTCACAACAGCAGATCTGCCACTGGCTTATTCTCCGTGGAACACTCAGTGTTTTCTCAATGTTCTTTTGATGTTAGACCAATGTCAGCTCTTAACTATTGCATATTGTGTTTGTCATCCGTAGCATAAGCAAGCTTTGATTTCAGCTCTTGTTGACTCTTTTGACAGTATTGTAAGTATTATTTCCCTAAATGTTGTTGGATTCCCTGTAGGCCCCAACACCTATGAGGATGCTGGTAACTACATCAAACTCCAGTTCCTGGACCTGAACTTGCGGCGAGATATCAAGGAGGTCTACTCACACATGACCTGTGCCACAGACACAGAGAACGTCAAGTTTGTGTTTGACGCCGTAACTGACATCATCATCAAAGAAAACCTAAAAAGCTGTGGTCTCTTCTAAGAGCCACGCCGTATAGCCATATAGGTGAGTGGAACTCTTCTGGTCTAGACTATACTAGGATACTGAGAGATTGTCTGCCTCTGCCCATTGAATCCCAAAGCCCCATAGTAAACTATAGTTTACCTGAAAGGCGCCACACACAACTCACTATGAATCAGCACATCATTTTCTCTGTCACCCACCCAATGGCACACACGTTATCTCCTCTAAACACTCCTCTGTTTCAGGCCTAACTCCTATCTCCTCCCCCTTTCAAACTGCAGGCAACAATCTCCTCAAGACCGGACCAAGATGAGAAACTGTCACTACGAGCTGCCATTCTCCAATAGattactacacacatacacagacatgaATTCATACAGTCCAACGCAGCATCATAACCAAAGACAATTCAGTTCATTTGAGACCTTGACGAGCCCTAAGAGAGGTGTAATGTCAGATGATCTCTCCTGTACATATGTTATAAGTCGATCATAATCAAGCTGTCATCCTTTCTTAAAAAGTCTTGAATAGGAACTGTAGTTGAATCATCGACCCTTCGGTCAGCAGAAAGTGCTTCTTCTCCCAGACAGTAAATGTGAATAGGTGTAAGGCAATGTATCATCTCTACGCTCCAGTAACTGGCATATAAAGCCATAAGAGATGGAAACGAGACGGAAACAAGATGGCCTCCACCTGCACACGCACTTCAACTTGTGTTATAATAAGTTACAAAACCCATTCATTAGCAAAAATGGGTTTTAAGTGTAGATAAGGCATACTAGAACAAAGATTGAGCTGTTAAGTATAGTGGGCACAATATGAAAAGACCTCAAGCTACTGGAGAGGACCAATGTCACATGAAATCATACCAGTTCATTTTTATATGTCAAACATCAAAGAATTGCAAAGGTAAGGGTAACTTGTATGTATATCTCTAACTGATGAGCAACTGTAGTAAAAATgtagtattttgtagtttgtcGCTTGGTCACAAACCAATTTGAATGCCTTGTAGGTCTTTGGGCCACACATTCTGTACAGAAAAGACAAAGGATGTTACTGTGAAATGTGAATCAGATGTTGAGTTATTAAAGCTTCTGTAGAAAACTAACCTCTCTGTGAACTACTTATTGAATAAATTCCTCTCAGTATTGTCACGTTATGTACTTGGCATTTATTTCACATACAATATTTTTATAGATTTTTCTGACAATAAGAGAAAACCATTCCTACAGCATTGTATGAACTGTTTGGTAGAGGTCTAAAGCCCACTTAGTTAAAACTCAAGATGACCTGAGAGAAGAACGTTAAAACTCAAGATGACCTGAGAGAAGAACGTTAAAACTCAAGATGACCTGAGAGAAGAAAGTTAAAACTCAAGATGACCTGAGAGAAGAAAGTTAAAACTCAAGATGACCTGAGAGAAGAAAGTTAAGTCCTGTTTAGATTATCTAAGACAAAAATTGTAGAATTCACAAGACAGAGGCAAAACAAGATGTCAAGAAGACAATCACAAAAAAGAATCCCTGAGTTTCCTCCCCACATACTGGTACTTGACATAGTCTGTTAGCACCATTAAGTCAAGGGAAGGTGGCCTAAGGGAGGACCATTTGCACAAGGTCGTccacatacacatactgtactgctgTGTACTAACTCTTTGGATATACAACAAAATTCACATGAACATGAACTAACAAAGCAGCACAACCGGTGTATAGCCGCATGAATAGCCCTTCCTTGAATATGAATACTAGGAATAGAAATTCATAATTGTTCAATAGAGACATGATACTCTTACACAACCTTAAACATTACACACTTTATGGCTTTGTTTAAACCCACAGGAAGTGTCAATAATATTGTACTAAAGAGGAATGATTTCCACCTTCTAGACCGGTCACAGAATGGAAGTTATTAACTTATTTCACAACCATCTTGGCTTTTATATTAAGTCAAGTCTGTATTAATAAGGTACCAAGTCACGTCAGCATCAATAAGGTGTCACGTCAGCATCAATAAGGTGTCACGTCAGCATCAATCAGGTGTCACGTCAGCATCAATCAGGTGTCACGTCAGCATCAATCAGGTGTCACGTCAGCATC from Salvelinus alpinus chromosome 2, SLU_Salpinus.1, whole genome shotgun sequence carries:
- the LOC139554978 gene encoding guanine nucleotide-binding protein G(t) subunit alpha-1, translating into MGAGASAEDKHSKELEKKLKEDAEKDARTVKLLLLGAGESGKSTIVKQMKIIHQDGYSLEESMEFVTIIYSNTLQSIMAIVKGMTQLNIGYGDSAQQDDSRKLMHLADTIEEGSMPKELSDIIIRLWKDTGIQACYDRASEYQLNDSAGYYLNDLERLVQPGYIPTEQDMLRSRVKTTGIIETQFGLKDLNFRMFDVGGQRSERKKWIHCFEGVTCIIFIAALSAYDMVLVEDDEVNRMHESLHLFNSICNHRYFIATSIVLFLNKKDVFTEKIKKAHLSMCFPDYDGPNTYEDAGNYIKLQFLDLNLRRDIKEVYSHMTCATDTENVKFVFDAVTDIIIKENLKSCGLF